Part of the Trypanosoma brucei gambiense DAL972 chromosome 8, complete sequence genome, AGCCCCACGGGCACGCGCAGTGGGCACATCTTCACTTTCAACGTGAACAGCGGCCGACCGATCTTTCATACCGTCAAAGAGACCCCAAAACAAGCGCAATAAGAATTATTAGAGTGGGCgagcacaaaaaaatatgccTGCGAACTTTCGCTTCGCGCCTTCAGCtgctagttttttttttttaaccgctaccctttccttccccgcGCACAACGTCGTCACAGGGCAGTCGTCACTTATTCGAAAACGTTAACAACAAACACGCCTACACGCAAGTGTTAGCACCCCACTTTTCCGCTAAAATTCGCCCCACTTTCTTCTACTTCAGTTGGTACCACCATTTAGAGGGAAACGAGTGGTAAAAGGAACGTggggaagaacaaaaaattaagacaaaaaataatgcggtaaagaagaaaaagtagaaaagatGGTAAAGGGTCAGTTGCCAAAGACGCAAAGAACAAAtcgccgaaaaaaaaaaaacagccatGGATATACGCTGAAAGGGAGACGGTATGACAGAACTTagtaacacaaacacacactcTCACATCCTCTCcaagcaacgaaaagaaggaagggtgATTTcaacatatatttatgatcgtaagagaaaacaatagtagtagtagtaataataataataaaagggggGATAACAACGGCAAGATAAGACAGTAAGTGAAAAAGTAATAttcacgaaacaaaaaatcagGGGATTCACGAATgatataaaaataacaacataaAGGGCATGCAATTCTGCGGGGaagagataaaaaaaaatgagaaaaatgcGCACGAAGTGTTACTCGAATATCCTACAACAAGGTAACATATGTGATCCAATGTTTCAATATTTTATCACTCTTTCtatcttctctctctctcttttttttttcactcatcCACCGCTACAATCGGCCCAGATCCTCAATATAATCCCCTTTGATCTACTCCCGCACACGCTTATTGAGTCCCAATCCGTTGTATGTACACCACAATTTAATTTACACATCCGCAAACAGcatcacaaacaaacagacttATCAGCAACCGGTGGgtagaaggaaagaggaaaaatgaagatgGGTATAAGGCGTGCAGTTACGCATGAGAGCAACTGATTCTTTACGACTCCGCCAGCTACCACTCGAATAATTGCCGTCCCTgagtacaaaacaaaaagaagaaaggaaaggaggtaAAGAGGGCCCCTCCCCGCCCTCACTCCACTTCCgtgattttttaaaaaaaaaggcagtgaCGGAAGGTGATGAAAAGGCGGCAAAACAGATGTTTAGAACACATTTAAGTAGTAAGAATGAGGCAAGGAGCGAATAAtgacaaaatgaaaaaaatgaaagtaaagAGCGAAGTAACTCGCCTTCCTCCCAGGAGACACAGTCCCAATACACAGCCGCCCAACAATCAGGCACAACCACCAGAACACAATACGTCGCTGTTTAAATTTGAAGTCGTTTCACTGAAGAAATATTGAGAAACACAGCGGGTACTTTACCTTTGTTGTGCCTGCTTACTTGCGTTTGTCGAGCCGCTGTTTCTTTCCAGCCTTTTAAATTATCCACTCCCGCGCTCCTCCTTCGGAGCTGCAGCCTCTCGATTGTGACAACTTCTCACTTAAACCATCGTACAAAGTTATCATTACAATATGCTTTATTCACCTTGACTCCTGCTACTGATACACCTCCCCCGTTTcaactcttcttttcttttaaaatatttttcttaGTTTCTCatatttttgtcatttttttttcttttttggacAGTCCCTTACACACAAATCGCCCATACCACTCTCCAGTTAGCGGGTGACCAAGAAAGGATGTCTTAACATCTCCTCACAGTTTGGTCTTTCCTCAGGCCGAATGTGTAGGCACGAATGCAGAAAATCTTCCAATGAAACAAGCAACTGCATGTTTACTAGACTCTCTATATCACATTTGAAGTGATTTGCAGCATTCTCTGATCGATCGCAACGCCGAACGGTGGCCGCGTCGTATCTtcgttcctcttcttcttcatgtGCCAACAATTTAGCAGCACTGTGATGATCATGAACGTCCCTTCCATTAGCCTCAGCGTCATTGCTGTAGCATGCTAACCACCACCGTGCATCACGTACCGCCTCCACAATGCGTGGCGGTAGCGGCAAATCCTCTTTTGTTGAGGCAACACGAAACATAACGCACAACTGCTCTTCTGCCACATGTTGCCACGGCACTTCTCCTGTTGCAAGTTCCATAGCCACACAACCAGCGGCCCACACATCGCTGGGCGCGCCTATCCGACTTTTGTCCAGGCGGATCACCTCTGGGGCAACGTAAAGCGCAGTGCCACGGGGCTCCGCAGTTAGTTCATCATCAACCAACGTGGGATACATAACGGAATCTCCACCGCTTACGCAATTGCAGCTTCCACTCCCGTGAATCCCCGCGGCCCCAGCCGTCGCGTCGCCACTTTCGGACATCGATGCCACCGGTGGTGTTGAGAGATTATGCCGTGTTGGGTCGGAAGGGGCAATGGAACCAGAAAAAGCAGCCGCATGCGGAGTGCCATCTAAAAGACCCGACGGCCACACAGCGTGACTATGCCCCACACAAGTATGCAGCGAGGTGGGACCCTGCCGTAAGCGCCCGCAACATCCAAAGTCTGCGAGACGCACGTCACCATCCGCCGTGACAAGAACATTGGCAGTCTTCACATCTAAGTGCGCATAACCATtggaatgaagaaaatgaagtgcCTCAACTGTTTGTCGCATAAACCGCTGAATCTCTCTGATGGGAAGCGCAAGTGGGTTGGACCAGGGGCGCTCGGCATTGGCGCGCTGCCTGCAATCAGGAGAGTAAGGGGAAACTTGGGGAAGTGGAGGAAGAATTCCTCCATCAGTTTCTTCCCTCAAAGAACCTTCTACGGGTCGGTGATTACTCGTCCCCCCTGCACCTTTTTCCACACACGACGACTGGCGGTACAAATCGTCCCTTCGATGGGGCAGTGGAGAACCACCCCGCTCACTGACGATCTCGGCGCCACATCTCGAAGTCAAACGCCGCGCTGCCGCGACGTGCTGCGTCAGGTAGTCAAGCAGCGAACCACGAGCACAGTACTCCATAAAGAGTAAAACGGAAGAACCACGCCTCTCCACCCCACGGAATCCAACAATCCACGGCACGCGGCAACGATTCGCCAACCTCAGCACATCCAGCTCGAGTCGCAACTCTCCTACACGTTGGCGCACTTTCGGGTCATTATCGTCAAAAATAAGCTGTTTTACTGCCAACACCTCACCTGTCTCGGGGTTACAGCACTGGAAAACTTTTCCCCACCTCCCTCTTCCGAGGAAGCGGCCTATCCGCATTTCACCATGACGCACGGTAGCACCTTGGATCCATGGTCCAGAGGGCGGATGGGCGGTGCCGGCTTTAGCTTCGACGTCATCAGTTTGCTTAACAACCGAGGGGTGACCACATGAAAACGACAGGGGATTAAGCGGGGGCACAGTGGTGCACTGGTTTGTAGAGTAACTGCTCCTCAACAGGTGTTGTGCTACTGCATCCGCGTGGAGGGCACCAGTTATTCCTGCTGCGCTGTTATCCCCTACTCTCACCACCAACTCGCAGTGTGTGTCCGAAGTTTCATCCATTACTTTTACATCTGCTTGTGCTACcggttgctgctgcgtcCCGCAACGTGTTTGCATTCCATCTGCCTCACTGGATATCAAACGCGATCGCAGTAAAAGTAGTTGtgatgatggaaaagaaaatgtccAACGATTTCTGAGGAAATTCAGGTTAGGGATCTCACATCTAACGAAGCGAGGCACAGCATCAACAACCAATGACATGATCGCAACTGCTCTTGGCCACAACACGTCACTGAGGAGGTTCATACCTTGAGCTACCGCGTGGGCCATCAAGCCTTGACTGGCATTCTTGCGTCTCTTATGCCGCACCATTCCATTACGCCTTCCACCACGGCAGATGGGTGCGTGCATGTAGAGGATAGGAATGTGCgcggaagaaaacaaggaacTTGAGGGGCTAACTTCAACGCACAGAGGGGTGGTGCCCCGCGGTAACAGCACTGCCGACGACGTTGCGGTCACCACTCCCGACCCACCGGCGCATCGTGTGCCCTCATCGGTGCTGTCAATGTCCCACAGCGtactggtggtggtgctctCTCCCGTCGCAACATTTATCTGGGTTGCGCCGAGTTTCACACGCCGTGGAGCATTACGATTGGCATGACCGAAAAGACCTGGTGCACCCTTCCACCGAGGCGAACTGGAACAAATGTA contains:
- a CDS encoding protein kinase, putative encodes the protein MSEDSAAGGCTLRQTAPFLLKFVYATGIQLAAQNSLLPVAVGSAVVCTAFFTYICSSSPRWKGAPGLFGHANRNAPRRVKLGATQINVATGESTTTSTLWDIDSTDEGTRCAGGSGVVTATSSAVLLPRGTTPLCVEVSPSSSLFSSAHIPILYMHAPICRGGRRNGMVRHKRRKNASQGLMAHAVAQGMNLLSDVLWPRAVAIMSLVVDAVPRFVRCEIPNLNFLRNRWTFSFPSSQLLLLRSRLISSEADGMQTRCGTQQQPVAQADVKVMDETSDTHCELVVRVGDNSAAGITGALHADAVAQHLLRSSYSTNQCTTVPPLNPLSFSCGHPSVVKQTDDVEAKAGTAHPPSGPWIQGATVRHGEMRIGRFLGRGRWGKVFQCCNPETGEVLAVKQLIFDDNDPKVRQRVGELRLELDVLRLANRCRVPWIVGFRGVERRGSSVLLFMEYCARGSLLDYLTQHVAAARRLTSRCGAEIVSERGGSPLPHRRDDLYRQSSCVEKGAGGTSNHRPVEGSLREETDGGILPPLPQVSPYSPDCRQRANAERPWSNPLALPIREIQRFMRQTVEALHFLHSNGYAHLDVKTANVLVTADGDVRLADFGCCGRLRQGPTSLHTCVGHSHAVWPSGLLDGTPHAAAFSGSIAPSDPTRHNLSTPPVASMSESGDATAGAAGIHGSGSCNCVSGGDSVMYPTLVDDELTAEPRGTALYVAPEVIRLDKSRIGAPSDVWAAGCVAMELATGEVPWQHVAEEQLCVMFRVASTKEDLPLPPRIVEAVRDARWWLACYSNDAEANGRDVHDHHSAAKLLAHEEEEERRYDAATVRRCDRSENAANHFKCDIESLVNMQLLVSLEDFLHSCLHIRPEERPNCEEMLRHPFLVTR